The uncultured Desulfuromonas sp. genome has a segment encoding these proteins:
- the secD gene encoding protein translocase subunit SecD, with amino-acid sequence MSNSIKLRGLLVLFCLVLSVLALGPTLMKDSLPNWWKNAFDPIHLGLDLQGGMHLVLGVEVDKAVESRLDSVVDQTESLLRDEDVIFKRIERKSDDRMVITVYDADAGAEVDALIQENFPNLEPMTLDASGGYIEKNYRFSDEEIANIKDYAVRQALETMRNRVDQFGLSEPVLQRQSDNRILIQLPGVKDPQRAIDLLGKTARLEFKMVDESADIQQALQGNLKPGTKILYEHRVDPMTKKATENPLVVFEKTALTGDLLADAQVRIDTRFNEPYVAIEFNAVGAQRFDQITAANVGKRMAIVLDDTIYSAPNIRERISGGSAQISGSFTEQEATDLAIVLRAGSLPAPVKILEDRTVGPSLGHDSISKGINSVVIGAVLVVLMMLIYYRGAGLVANVALALNLLFIMAMLSLFKATLTLPGLAGIVLTVGMAVDANVLIFERVREELRHGKSARVAIDSGFAKAFVTIVDANITTLIAALVLFQFGTGPVKGFAVTLSVGIIASMFTAIFVSRLIFDLVFEGRQVKKLSI; translated from the coding sequence ACGCCTTTGATCCCATCCATCTCGGTCTTGACCTCCAAGGCGGGATGCACCTGGTTTTGGGCGTTGAGGTGGACAAGGCGGTGGAAAGTCGCCTGGATAGCGTTGTCGACCAGACGGAATCATTACTGCGTGATGAAGATGTGATCTTCAAGCGAATTGAGCGCAAGAGCGATGATCGCATGGTGATCACGGTGTATGATGCTGATGCGGGTGCCGAAGTGGATGCCCTGATTCAAGAAAATTTTCCTAACCTGGAGCCGATGACACTGGATGCCTCCGGTGGCTACATTGAAAAGAATTATCGCTTCAGTGATGAGGAAATTGCCAATATTAAAGATTATGCGGTGCGTCAGGCGCTGGAAACCATGCGGAACCGGGTCGATCAGTTCGGCTTGAGTGAGCCGGTGTTGCAACGTCAGTCCGACAATCGCATTCTCATCCAGTTGCCCGGGGTCAAAGACCCGCAACGGGCCATTGATCTGCTCGGAAAAACCGCCCGTCTCGAATTCAAGATGGTTGATGAATCCGCAGATATTCAACAGGCTTTGCAAGGCAACCTGAAGCCCGGCACGAAAATTCTTTATGAGCACCGGGTTGATCCGATGACCAAGAAGGCCACGGAAAATCCGCTGGTCGTGTTTGAAAAAACCGCGCTGACCGGTGATCTGCTCGCCGATGCTCAGGTGCGTATCGATACCCGTTTCAACGAACCCTATGTCGCCATCGAATTCAATGCCGTCGGTGCCCAGCGTTTTGACCAGATTACAGCTGCCAATGTCGGCAAGCGCATGGCCATTGTTCTCGATGATACCATCTATTCTGCGCCCAATATCCGTGAGCGCATCTCCGGCGGTAGTGCCCAGATCAGCGGCTCATTTACCGAGCAGGAAGCCACGGACCTGGCCATTGTCCTGCGTGCCGGCTCCCTGCCTGCTCCGGTCAAGATTCTTGAAGACCGCACCGTCGGACCTTCTTTGGGCCATGACTCCATTTCCAAAGGGATCAATTCCGTTGTCATCGGTGCGGTGCTCGTGGTGCTGATGATGCTGATTTACTATCGCGGTGCCGGTCTGGTCGCCAACGTTGCTCTGGCCCTGAACCTGCTGTTCATCATGGCGATGCTGTCGTTGTTTAAAGCGACCCTGACCCTGCCGGGTCTGGCTGGTATCGTCCTTACGGTCGGTATGGCCGTCGATGCCAATGTGTTGATTTTCGAACGCGTTCGTGAAGAGTTGCGCCATGGTAAAAGCGCCCGGGTGGCGATTGACTCCGGTTTTGCCAAAGCGTTTGTCACCATCGTTGATGCCAATATCACCACTTTGATTGCTGCTCTGGTGTTGTTCCAGTTCGGTACCGGGCCGGTTAAAGGATTTGCCGTCACCTTGTCTGTCGGTATTATCGCATCGATGTTTACCGCGATTTTTGTATCCCGTCTGATCTTTGATCTGGTCTTTGAAGGTCGTCAGGTCAAGAAGTTGAGCATATAG